The Candidatus Dormiibacterota bacterium genome contains the following window.
GCCCGCGCATTCAACGAGCGGATCGAGGTGGCGGTCGGCGAGCTGATGACCGCCGCCCGGGGCCACACCTACCGCGACACCGTCCCGCGCCGCCCTGGCTGGCGCGAGCGCTGGCGGCCCGCGGGGGCGCTCGCCGCCGACCCGCGGCCGGAGCTGCCCGCCGCCTCGGAGGGCTGGATCGCGCGGTGGCGCTCGACCACGCCGCGGTAGAGTCGAGAGCCCGGGCGGGTAGCTCAGACGGCTAGAGCGTCTCGTTTACACCGAGAAGGTCGCGGGTTCGATCCCTGCTCCGCCCACTTCGCACTGCCGTGTTGCGGGCTTCGAGACGGGAGTGGCTGCCAGCCCGGCTGAGCCATCATCCGGCCGACTCTGGCTTGCTGCGTGGCCGCTGCGAGGCCCGGTTCCTGTTGCGCGGTCCGATCAGCCGCTCGGGTGGGGGCGCGGGCTCGTCGGGAGTGGATTGCTCGGGGAAGGGTTCCTCGGCGAGGTGGCGCAGGACTCGTTCGTTGAGGGCGGCGAGGGTATCGAGTTCGGCGGGCGTGAGCAGGTCGATGAAATGTCGGCGGACGTTGTGCACATGCCGGGGCGCTGCGTCCTCGATGGCGCGGCGTCCGGCGGGCAGAAGGCAGATCATGGCGCTGCGGGCATCGGCGGGGTTGGACTCGCGGAGGATCAGCCCTTGCTTCTGCATGCCCCGGACCTGATGGGACAGCCGGCTCTTCTCCCACTGCAGCAGGGCGCACAGTTCCTGGGCGGTCATACGGCCCGAGCTGTGCTCCGAGAGCACCGCGAGGATCTGGTAGTCGGCCTCGTCCAGTCCGGAGTCCTCGAGCAGGTGCCGGCGCAGACGCATGGCGAGCCGGTGGCGTGCGTGCATGAAGGCACGCCAGGCGCGGTCTTCGCGGGGGTCGAGCCACCTCGGTTCCGTCGGCATGCGCTCATGGTACTTCATGGTTGACCCGTCAACCAAGACGGTGATAAGGTTGATCAATCAACCTTTCGCCGCGCCAGGAGTAGCGATCGAGGCGGGACACAAGCAGAGTCGGTAACCAGGCGGCGAGGCGCGACCGCCAGTTTGAGTGCACAGACCGGTATGCATAGCTGTTTCGAATACCTACCAATTCAATGGAGTGATCGTGGGAAAGCTTGATGGCAAGGTAGCGGTGATCACGGGTGGATCAAGCGGTATGGCGCTGGCCGGTGCCAGGTTGTTCGTTGAAGAAGGAGCTCACGTCTTCATCTCGGGTCGGCGGCAGGAAGCGCTGGACGAAGCCGCCGAGCTGATCGGCCGAAACGTGACCGGTGTACAGGGCGATTCGGCCAATCTGGCGGATCTGGACCGTTTGTTCGACGCGGTCAAGCAGGAAAAGGGCGCCATCGACGTGTTGTGGGCAAGTGCCGGGATGGGCCAGGAGGGCAAGCTCGGCGAGATCACCGAGCAGCACTTCGATGCCACCTTTGGGCTGAACGCGCGCGGCACGCTCTTCACGGTGCAGAAGGCATTGCCGCTGTTCAACGACGGTGGCTCGATCTTCATGACTGGGTCGAACGCTTCGCTGAAGGGCTATCCGTTCTGGAGTGTGTATGCGGCGAGCAAGGCGGTGCTGCACGCCTACGCCCGCGTGTGGTTGTACGAGTTGAAGGACAGGCGGATCCGGGTGAACGTGCTGACCCCGGGGCAGACCGCCACGCCGAAGCAGGAGGAGTTGTTCGACCAGGAGACGAAGCGGCAGTTCGAATCGCTGATCCCACGGGGAGAGATGGGCCGCCCTGAGGAGATCGCGACGGTCGCATTGTTCCTCGCCTCGGACGACTCGACGTACGTGAACGGTATGGAGCTGGTTGTCGACGGCGGCACCTCGGCGATCTGAGCGGGAGACACTGGCATGTGTGGGCATGCCGAGAGAACGCAGTCGTCACGGCGGCGGCAGCGGGATTGGACTGGCGATAGGACTGTGCTGAACAAAAGCGAAAGGGGCCACCCATGAGCATTGCATCCACGCCCATCCGGCTCGGGCTGATAACGGCCAACATCGGGCCGACCACTGACGGCCCCGCAGCCGTCGGATTGGCGACGCTGGCTGAACAACTCGGGATGGACTCACTGTGGGCCGGGGAACACATCGTCATCCCTGCCGGCCAGAAGAGCCCCTACCCCTACAGCCCGGACGGACAAATCCCAGGGGGCGACGACATCGACATACCCGACCCCCTGATATGGCTGTCCTACGTCGCCGCCGCCACCAGCACCATCAAGCTCGGCACCGGCGTGATCATCTTGCCCCTGCGCAATCCGCTCATCCTGGCCAAAGAAGTCGCCAGCCTCGACCGACTCAGCGGCGGCCGCGTCCTGCTTGGAGTCGGGGTCGGCTGGCTCGCCGAAGAGTTCGAGCTCCTGGAAGTCCCGTTCACCCAGCGCGGCCGCCGCCACGACGACTACATCACGGCGCTGCGCGCGCTGTGGAGCCAGGACATCGCCTCCGTCCAGAC
Protein-coding sequences here:
- a CDS encoding SDR family oxidoreductase, yielding MGKLDGKVAVITGGSSGMALAGARLFVEEGAHVFISGRRQEALDEAAELIGRNVTGVQGDSANLADLDRLFDAVKQEKGAIDVLWASAGMGQEGKLGEITEQHFDATFGLNARGTLFTVQKALPLFNDGGSIFMTGSNASLKGYPFWSVYAASKAVLHAYARVWLYELKDRRIRVNVLTPGQTATPKQEELFDQETKRQFESLIPRGEMGRPEEIATVALFLASDDSTYVNGMELVVDGGTSAI
- a CDS encoding LLM class F420-dependent oxidoreductase encodes the protein MSIASTPIRLGLITANIGPTTDGPAAVGLATLAEQLGMDSLWAGEHIVIPAGQKSPYPYSPDGQIPGGDDIDIPDPLIWLSYVAAATSTIKLGTGVIILPLRNPLILAKEVASLDRLSGGRVLLGVGVGWLAEEFELLEVPFTQRGRRHDDYITALRALWSQDIASVQTTHARFSNAISKPKPTTRTVPIVISGGSDAAARRAGRLGDGYFPSTTDPHRLTQLLKLMRMASDQAGRDPSAIELTVALFDTDPDTLSTHIEGLLPLGIERVLLSPMPPETLNDVVDSLTERFNIHHPPAVDRRGEIRRRCGALH